In one window of Nakamurella sp. PAMC28650 DNA:
- a CDS encoding Gfo/Idh/MocA family protein, producing the protein MTVSKIARVAVVGVGWWACRLHLVALRENPDAVVVALCDRDRNRVDEAARIFDVPLAVTDVGAVIDAGVDCAIVATPHDAHWEPAAALLDAGIDVLVEKPMTLDPGQAWDLVARARRTGARLHVGYPFLHSPHVARLRQVLHAGELGVPVLSQGLFATGIHRLLAGDVSSQLEHGGLFASAPSTYSDPLRGGGQMNNQMTHAVAVLLSATGLHAVSVSAYSNFAGLRVDLADSLAIEMSDGSVATIATTGSVQSHSSRIEEYRFFASEGHACLDTVHGSLEIARGGQPLTAEPTLTEAQANPEKATSIALVAAAIDPDRACTLAAPGEIGADVVALLAAASESAVAGKPVQAFRPPRSA; encoded by the coding sequence ATGACCGTCTCGAAAATTGCCAGGGTGGCGGTCGTCGGCGTCGGCTGGTGGGCCTGCCGGCTGCACCTGGTCGCGCTCAGGGAAAATCCGGACGCTGTGGTCGTGGCGTTGTGCGACCGTGACCGGAACAGGGTCGACGAGGCCGCACGCATCTTCGACGTTCCCCTGGCCGTCACCGATGTCGGTGCCGTCATCGATGCCGGTGTCGACTGTGCGATCGTCGCGACCCCGCACGATGCGCACTGGGAGCCGGCCGCCGCGTTGCTCGATGCCGGCATCGACGTGCTGGTCGAAAAGCCGATGACCCTCGATCCCGGTCAGGCCTGGGACCTCGTCGCCAGGGCCAGGCGCACCGGTGCGCGGCTGCACGTCGGCTATCCCTTTCTCCACTCGCCTCACGTCGCGAGGCTGCGGCAGGTGCTGCATGCCGGTGAGCTGGGGGTCCCGGTGTTGAGCCAGGGACTGTTCGCCACCGGCATCCACCGATTGCTGGCGGGGGACGTGAGTAGCCAACTGGAGCACGGCGGGCTGTTCGCCTCAGCGCCTTCGACGTACTCCGATCCGCTGCGGGGCGGCGGTCAGATGAACAACCAGATGACCCATGCGGTAGCGGTGTTGTTGTCGGCTACCGGGCTGCATGCCGTGTCGGTGAGCGCCTATTCGAACTTCGCCGGCCTCCGGGTGGACCTCGCCGACTCGCTGGCGATCGAGATGAGCGACGGTTCGGTCGCCACCATCGCGACCACCGGCAGTGTGCAGTCGCATTCGTCGAGAATCGAGGAATATCGGTTCTTTGCCTCCGAGGGCCATGCGTGTCTGGACACGGTGCACGGCAGTCTCGAGATCGCAAGGGGTGGGCAGCCGCTGACGGCCGAGCCGACGCTGACCGAGGCGCAGGCCAATCCGGAGAAGGCGACGTCCATCGCACTGGTGGCGGCGGCCATCGATCCGGACCGCGCCTGCACGCTGGCGGCGCCGGGCGAGATCGGCGCTGACGTGGTAGCTCTCCTGGCTGCCGCCAGCGAGTCTGCGGTGGCCGGCAAGCCGGTGCAGGCGTTCCGGCCGCCGCGTTCCGCATGA
- a CDS encoding dihydrodipicolinate synthase family protein gives MTASDARLAGVVPILVTPFAPDGAIDVSDLRAELDFLVDAGVGWVGIGYGSEVNKLDAMEVAELVSTTVELAGGRLKVLGNADLPSTRGGIAAVRRAMDSGADAVMVRPSGLAGVPQSEIAAAFVTVARETGAPLVIQDAPQNTGVELSSATLVSIARRAPTVVALKIEPPAPAPKMTEIRELAGADGITLMGGLGGAGFVQELSRGSAGTMPGPAFPEIFRGVQEAFVAGRRAEATRLLWRVAPFTILGSRDMESFLFIQKYLLRRRGVLTSTTLRSPHRFIDSGLQQEIDDLLVDLDTFALLAQAVS, from the coding sequence TCAGACCTGAGGGCAGAACTGGACTTTCTGGTCGATGCCGGTGTCGGCTGGGTCGGTATCGGCTACGGGAGCGAGGTCAACAAGCTCGACGCCATGGAGGTGGCCGAGCTGGTGTCCACGACGGTCGAACTGGCCGGCGGCCGCCTCAAGGTGCTGGGCAATGCAGATCTGCCCAGCACGCGCGGTGGAATCGCGGCCGTCCGGCGGGCGATGGACTCCGGGGCGGACGCGGTGATGGTGCGGCCGTCGGGTCTGGCCGGAGTACCGCAGTCGGAGATCGCCGCCGCGTTCGTCACCGTGGCACGAGAAACCGGCGCCCCGTTGGTGATCCAGGATGCGCCGCAGAACACCGGGGTGGAACTCAGCTCGGCCACCCTGGTCTCCATCGCACGGCGGGCACCGACCGTGGTGGCACTGAAGATCGAGCCGCCCGCTCCGGCGCCGAAGATGACGGAGATCCGCGAGCTGGCCGGGGCGGATGGGATCACCCTGATGGGGGGACTGGGCGGGGCGGGCTTCGTCCAGGAGCTCAGCCGGGGATCCGCCGGAACCATGCCGGGTCCGGCCTTCCCGGAGATCTTCCGCGGCGTGCAGGAGGCCTTCGTGGCCGGCCGGCGTGCGGAGGCCACCAGGCTGCTGTGGCGTGTTGCCCCCTTCACGATTCTGGGCTCGAGGGACATGGAATCGTTCCTGTTCATCCAGAAATATCTGCTCCGGCGTCGTGGCGTCCTCACCTCGACGACGCTCCGATCACCACACCGGTTCATCGACAGCGGGCTTCAGCAGGAGATCGACGACCTGCTGGTTGATCTGGATACCTTTGCGCTGCTGGCCCAGGCAGTGTCATGA